A segment of the Peptoclostridium acidaminophilum DSM 3953 genome:
GACGGCGGCGTCACCATTATGATCTCCTTCACGCCGGCCACCTTTGCAGGTATTGCATTCATAAGCACCGAGGATGGGTATGCCGCTGTTCCCCCCGGAACATATATTCCAACCCTTTCAAGGGGATTATAGAGCTGCCCCAGCATTATGCCCTTTTGATTGTTCGTAATCCACGATTCCTTGAGCTGCCTTTTGTGATAATCCCATATTCTCTCTTTTGCATTTTCAAGCGCTGATATGAAGTCTTTGTCGCATGAATTGTAAGCCTGCTCTATTTCATCGCTTCCAACCTCGAAATTTTCAAGCCCTACGCCGTCGAATTTCAGAGTGTAGCTTCTGACAGCCCTGTCGCCGTGGCCTTCTACATCAGCCAAAATCTTCTCCACGGCCTCTGTTATGCTCTTTGACTCCTTGTCGCCTCTTTCGATTATTCCCTTCAGCACATCGTATTTCGAGGTTTCCTTGCTCAAATCAATAATATTTATCACGTTAAGCCTCCTCTTTTATTACATCTTTTATGCCTTCGATTATTGCTTTTATTTTTGTATTCTTAGTCTTGAAACTCACCTTGTTTACTACGACCCTGGCGCTTACATTGTACATATCCTCTATGACCTCAAGTCCGTTTTCCTTTAAGGTGCTTCCCGTTTCAACTATGTCAACAATCACGTCAGAAAGCCCTACAAGCGGCGCCAGTTCGACAGACCCATTGAGCTTTATTACGTCTATCTGCCTGCCCTTGCTCATAAAGTAGCCTTGAGCCACCCGGGGATACTTTGTTGCGACCCTGAGCATGCCCTGCATTTTTTCAGGCTGAAAACTCTCTGGAGCAGCCACTGAAAACTTGCATTTGCCAAAGCCAAGATCTAGTATCTCGTAGAGGTCTCTCTCCTCCTCCATTATGGTATCCTTGCCCACTATGCCAATGTCCGCAGCGCCTCTTTCCACATATATCGGCACATCCTGCGCCTTGACAAGTATGAATCTGATACCCTTTTCCTCGTTTTCAAAAACCAGCTTTCTCGATTTCTTCTCGAAATCGCTGCAGTCGTAGCCAATCTTTTTAAATATTTCATACCCCTTTTCGGCAAGTCTTCCCTTTCCGAGGGCAACGTTTATATATTCCATGAATGCTCTCCTATCCTATTTCAAAGTTGTACACCTTTTTTCAAATTCCTCAACGCTGAGTTCCTCTTTTTCCTGCGTAGCCACATCTATTATGCTGGCGCTCTCGCCTTCGCAAATCACTAGCTTCCTTATCCCTGTTTCACGGGCATAATCCATATGGTAGCCGTAGCCCTTTAAAAAATCCGTTTCTATGACCATTTCACGCTCTCTTAGCAAGTCGGACGCCTTTATTATTCTCTTTCTGTTCTTGTCCGAATATACAAGGAGGTAATCAGTGCTGACAGCTTCGCTTGTATCAAGCCCCAGCTTTTTAAGTCCTGTTATAAGCTCGTCTACATCCATGCCAAAGCCTGTTGCCGGAATGTAGTGCCCGTAGCTTTCTGTAAGCTTGTCATACCTTCCGCCGCTCAGTATTATCTTGCCGTAGTTCGACATATAACCCTTGAATATCACTCCCGTGTAGTAATCCAGGTGGTTTATAAGGCCAAGGTCTATAGAAATATAGTCTTCATACCCATAGTCCAGGAGTATATGATATACCTGCTCAAGATTTTCTATCGCACTTTCCATCTCCCTGTTGAGACATATAGATTTGGCTTCCTTTATAACCTGCTCTGTATTCCCATAAAGCTCCGGTATTTTTATTATTACCTCTTTTACTCTATCTTCAATATCATTGAACATAAGAAATTTTTCAAGTTCCACAAAATTCTTATTTTCTATTATCGTTTTAAGCCTTTCTCTGTCGGCTGGGGAAATATCTATTTCATCCATTAGCCCCTTAAAAAAGCTTGACTGTCCTATGTCGATTTGGAATTTCTCAATGCCACATGAAAGCAGAGTCTTGATTGCTATATTTATTACCTCTGCATCGGCGTCCGGATTTTGATTTCCGAAATACTCAACTCCCGCCTGAGTGAACTCCTTCTTGCCTTCAGAGTCCTTTGCATCCATTCGAAATACTTTTGATACATAAAAAAGCTTCAGATAGTCCTTTATTCTTTTTCTGTTGTTTACGGCCATTCTTGCTATGGGGATTGTCAGGTCCGGCCTTAAGACCAGCACGTCCCCTTTTGTATCTATGAGCTTGAAAAGCTCCTCTTTTTTTATCGTTCCAGGACTTTGAACAAAAAAATCATAATATTCGAAGACAGGTGTGGAAATCTGTTTGTAAGCATAGCTTCTGAATATTTTCTTGAAGTTCCTTACTATGCTTTCCTTAGTCTGAAAAAACTCATAAAATTCATCTTTTGCTCCCTGTGGGACTTTATAGAATATGTTAACCATGACCTACCTCCGTTTGCTTTATCGATTTAACGCTTTACCACGTTAAATCGCTACATCATAAATTTTACTACGTCTTCAGCCTGTTGTAAATATCCAAATGAAAAATTAAACAAAAAAAGGCCAGAGGCCTTTTATTCTTTTTTTCTTTTTTTCCTTTTTCTCTATGTCGATGTATCCGAGCCTGTCCAGAATCAGCCTGTATCCACCCGCTCCATAAAAGAGGCATTTGCTTATCCTGCTTATAGTGGCAGTGCTGGCTCCAGTTTCCTCTTCTATCTCGCTGTATGTCTTGTTTAGCTTGAGCAGCTTGGCAACCTGGAGTCTTTGAGAAATTGATTGAATTTCCTTTATAGTGCATATATCCTCGAAAAACATATAGCATTCTTTCTCTGTTTCGAGTTCCAGCACAGCTTTGAAGAATTCATCTATATCCTTACTTTTAATATTGCTGTTATATGACACTTATACTCCTCCCTTAACCACACATTATTCGAGTTGCCTTCCACGTCCAATGCTTTAGTTAATTATAGCACTAAACCGATATTCGGGCAATGTTTTCAATCAAGCATATCATTCATATCATCGTCTTAAAGGTCTTAGTCTCTTTTTAGGATTGGCCTGAATCCGCGTTCGACACTAAAACCCTCTTCGACTTCATTTTCCTCCATGGATATGCTGCAAAACATTTCCTGGCTGTTTAAAGCTTCCTTTCCCCTCCTGTCTATTTTTTTGTATGTGCCGTCGTTTCTCATGACCCTTGCCTTCATGGTGTCACTTAGCGATACGTCTAGTATCCTTTTTATTTTCCGCTTATTTTCCCTGTCTTCTACAGGAAACAAAAGCTCTACTCTTCTTGTAA
Coding sequences within it:
- a CDS encoding YerC/YecD family TrpR-related protein, which produces MSYNSNIKSKDIDEFFKAVLELETEKECYMFFEDICTIKEIQSISQRLQVAKLLKLNKTYSEIEEETGASTATISRISKCLFYGAGGYRLILDRLGYIDIEKKEKKKKRIKGLWPFFV
- the hisG gene encoding ATP phosphoribosyltransferase, which gives rise to MEYINVALGKGRLAEKGYEIFKKIGYDCSDFEKKSRKLVFENEEKGIRFILVKAQDVPIYVERGAADIGIVGKDTIMEEERDLYEILDLGFGKCKFSVAAPESFQPEKMQGMLRVATKYPRVAQGYFMSKGRQIDVIKLNGSVELAPLVGLSDVIVDIVETGSTLKENGLEVIEDMYNVSARVVVNKVSFKTKNTKIKAIIEGIKDVIKEEA
- the hisZ gene encoding ATP phosphoribosyltransferase regulatory subunit, whose translation is MVNIFYKVPQGAKDEFYEFFQTKESIVRNFKKIFRSYAYKQISTPVFEYYDFFVQSPGTIKKEELFKLIDTKGDVLVLRPDLTIPIARMAVNNRKRIKDYLKLFYVSKVFRMDAKDSEGKKEFTQAGVEYFGNQNPDADAEVINIAIKTLLSCGIEKFQIDIGQSSFFKGLMDEIDISPADRERLKTIIENKNFVELEKFLMFNDIEDRVKEVIIKIPELYGNTEQVIKEAKSICLNREMESAIENLEQVYHILLDYGYEDYISIDLGLINHLDYYTGVIFKGYMSNYGKIILSGGRYDKLTESYGHYIPATGFGMDVDELITGLKKLGLDTSEAVSTDYLLVYSDKNRKRIIKASDLLREREMVIETDFLKGYGYHMDYARETGIRKLVICEGESASIIDVATQEKEELSVEEFEKRCTTLK